The proteins below come from a single Isoptericola dokdonensis DS-3 genomic window:
- a CDS encoding response regulator produces the protein MSIRVVVADDQDLVRTGLVMILGAQPDLEVVGEAADGLAALDLATRLRPDVVLVDIRMPGLDGVEVTRRLAGPQVPDPMAVVVITTFDLDEYVLGALRAGARGFLLKDAGPELLVQAVHAAARGDALIAPEVTRRLLATFAEQAPAVPVQPTDHLPAREEEVLALVARGRTNAEIAGELFVGLSTVKSHVASLMTKLGARNRVEIAIWAYDTRRTRGTPPGEGGALRPPSATRPGRAARPASDRPARADG, from the coding sequence GTGAGCATCCGCGTGGTGGTCGCCGACGACCAGGACCTGGTCCGGACCGGCCTGGTGATGATCCTCGGCGCGCAACCCGACCTCGAGGTCGTGGGAGAGGCGGCGGACGGGCTCGCCGCGCTCGACCTGGCGACCAGACTGCGTCCCGACGTCGTCCTCGTCGACATCCGGATGCCCGGGCTCGACGGCGTCGAGGTGACACGACGCCTGGCCGGGCCGCAGGTGCCGGACCCGATGGCGGTCGTCGTGATCACCACCTTCGACCTCGACGAGTACGTCCTCGGTGCCCTGCGCGCCGGCGCTCGCGGCTTCCTGCTCAAGGACGCCGGGCCGGAGCTCCTCGTGCAGGCCGTCCACGCGGCCGCCCGCGGGGACGCCCTGATCGCTCCCGAAGTCACCCGCCGGCTGCTGGCGACCTTCGCCGAGCAGGCACCGGCGGTCCCGGTCCAGCCCACCGATCACCTCCCCGCGCGCGAGGAGGAGGTGCTGGCGCTGGTCGCGCGGGGTCGGACCAACGCCGAGATCGCCGGCGAGCTCTTCGTCGGCCTGAGCACGGTCAAGTCGCACGTCGCCTCGCTGATGACCAAGCTCGGCGCCCGCAACCGCGTCGAGATCGCGATCTGGGCCTACGACACCCGCCGCACGAGGGGGACGCCGCCCGGAGAGGGCGGGGCGCTTCGGCCGCCGAGCGCTACCAGACCCGGACGTGCTGCCCGACCTGCATCGGACCGTCCGGCCCGAGCCGACGGCTGA
- a CDS encoding Lrp/AsnC family transcriptional regulator translates to MDTIDDEILGILQEEARISFSDLGRRVGLSANAATARVRRLERDGVIVAYRAVLAGDEPSTGPRPGLEGFVDVRLREETDSDAFLAWARREPLIEDAAHVTGPYDYLLRVRVRDTAELDRLLRRLKSGAGVAQTQTRLALR, encoded by the coding sequence GTGGACACGATCGACGACGAGATCCTCGGCATCCTGCAGGAGGAGGCGCGGATCTCCTTCAGCGACCTCGGACGCCGGGTGGGCCTCAGCGCCAACGCGGCGACCGCGCGTGTGCGCCGCCTGGAGCGTGACGGCGTCATCGTCGCCTACCGCGCGGTCCTCGCGGGCGACGAACCGTCCACGGGCCCACGGCCCGGGCTGGAGGGCTTCGTCGACGTCCGGCTGCGCGAGGAGACCGACTCCGACGCCTTCCTGGCCTGGGCACGCCGGGAGCCGCTCATCGAGGACGCGGCACACGTCACCGGGCCGTACGACTACCTCCTGCGGGTGCGTGTACGGGACACCGCGGAGCTCGACCGGCTCCTGCGGCGACTCAAGAGCGGCGCGGGCGTCGCCCAGACCCAGACCCGCCTCGCCCTGCGCTGA
- a CDS encoding lysoplasmalogenase yields the protein MTDVVHARRALPGRPALLAAALFGVLAAVHLGAQLAGQDVLAGRTQWFLMPALAAVLWCATTAPRPRLVRLVLVALGFSWVGDTLPDLFDGDAAFLAMVGGFLVAQVVYAVAFRPYHRASVLHRPPVLALYVVAAVALVGLCLPGAPGVLAVAVVGYALCLGTMAVLATGVHRLAAIGGAVFLVSDAMIALGAFTDWFAPPAAGFWVMLTYLAGQTLLVAGVLAVAAPGGQDSRRSSQASGSSSPSNPALR from the coding sequence GTGACCGACGTCGTCCACGCCCGCCGGGCGCTCCCCGGCCGTCCCGCGCTCCTGGCCGCCGCGCTGTTCGGTGTGCTCGCCGCGGTCCATCTGGGCGCTCAGCTCGCGGGGCAGGACGTGCTCGCCGGGCGCACCCAGTGGTTCCTCATGCCGGCGCTCGCCGCCGTGCTGTGGTGCGCGACGACGGCCCCCCGCCCGCGCCTGGTCCGCCTCGTGCTCGTCGCGCTGGGGTTCTCGTGGGTGGGGGACACGCTGCCCGACCTGTTCGACGGCGATGCCGCGTTCCTCGCGATGGTCGGCGGGTTCCTCGTCGCGCAGGTCGTCTACGCGGTCGCGTTCAGGCCGTACCACCGCGCGTCGGTGCTGCACCGGCCGCCCGTGCTCGCGCTGTACGTCGTCGCGGCGGTCGCCCTGGTCGGGCTCTGCCTGCCCGGGGCGCCCGGCGTGCTGGCCGTCGCGGTCGTCGGGTACGCGCTGTGCCTGGGCACGATGGCGGTCCTCGCGACCGGGGTGCACCGCCTCGCCGCGATCGGCGGGGCGGTGTTCCTCGTGTCCGACGCGATGATCGCGCTGGGCGCGTTCACGGACTGGTTCGCCCCGCCCGCCGCCGGGTTCTGGGTGATGCTCACCTACCTCGCCGGGCAGACGTTGCTCGTGGCCGGGGTGCTCGCGGTCGCGGCCCCTGGCGGTCAGGACAGCCGGCGCAGCAGCCAGGCGTCCGGCTCGTCGAGCCCGTCGAACCCGGCCTTGCGGTAG
- the metH gene encoding methionine synthase, which translates to MTVSLDLAAADARSTALREALRTRVVVADGAMGTMIQAADPSLDDFEGHEGCNEVLNVTRPDIIASVHDAYLEVGVDAIETNTFGANWSNLSDYGIDDRIRELARAGAALARERADAFATPDHPRWVLGSMGPGTKLPSLGHTTYDHLRRTFAEQAIGLLEGGADALLVETSQDLLQAKAAVTGCHDAMRAVADGGAGRSVPVIVSVTVETTGTMLMGSEIGAALTTLQAIGVDAIGLNCATGPDQMSEHLRHLARHAEIPVTCMPNAGLPELGPHGAVYPLTPAELAAAHEQFVGEFGLGLVGGCCGTTPEHLARVVEAVRGRALPERRPERENGVASLYSHTDLSQDASYLAIGERTNANGSKAFREAMIEERWDDVVDIARAQTRDGAHLLDVCVDYVGRDGVADVREVVSRLASASTLPLVIDSTEPEVLRAGLELVGGRAVVNSVNFEDGDGPGSRYARIMPLVREHGAAVVALTIDEEGQARTTETKVAIASRLIDQLTGDWGMRVDDIIVDALTFPIATGQEETRRDAIETIEAIREITRRYPGVHTTLGVSNVSFGLNPAARTVLNSVFLHECVQAGLDSAIVHAAKILPRTAIPDEQWEAAEDLVWDRRRYDDEGNLVHDPLSHLLETFSGVDSAALRDQRAAELAALPVGERLERRIVDGARKGLEDDLDTALGDGMKALDIVNTHLLGGMKVVGELFGSGQMQLPFVLQSAEVMKAAVALLEPHMEKAEGAEEQSKGTIVLATVRGDVHDIGKNLVDIILTNNGYTVVNIGIKQPVAAMIEAAEEHDADVIGMSGLLVKSTVVMRENLAELASRGYDQRWPVLLGGAALTRTFVEDDLASEFPGTVRYARDAFEGLRLMEPLVAIARGADPESVGLPALRKRRHGVVTVTETPAEDLPARSDVAADNPVPTPPFWGTRVVKGIQLADYAAYLDERATFMGQWGLKPGRGDDGQSYEELVETEGRPRLAAWLDRIRTDQIMDPTVIYGYFPVWSEGDDLVVAHHGPGLAGVTAPDGGSGGQPGTERLRFTFPRQRRDRHLCLADFVRPRSSVEETGRYDVLPIQLATVGDTVSAYTAKLFEANAYREYMELHGLSVQLTEALAEFWHSRVRDELGFAGEDPTDVEGMFKLDYRGARFSLGYPACPDMEDRRKVVELLRPERVGVTLSDELQLHPEQSTDAFVLHHPEAKYFSV; encoded by the coding sequence GTGACCGTCTCGCTCGACCTCGCCGCTGCCGATGCCCGTTCCACCGCCCTGCGGGAGGCGTTGCGCACCCGCGTCGTCGTCGCCGACGGCGCGATGGGCACGATGATCCAGGCGGCCGACCCGTCGCTGGACGACTTCGAGGGGCACGAGGGCTGCAACGAGGTCCTCAACGTCACCCGGCCGGACATCATCGCCTCCGTGCACGACGCCTACCTCGAGGTGGGCGTCGACGCGATCGAGACGAACACGTTCGGGGCGAACTGGTCGAACCTGTCGGACTACGGCATCGACGACCGCATCCGAGAGCTCGCCCGGGCGGGCGCCGCCCTGGCCCGCGAGCGTGCCGACGCGTTCGCGACGCCGGACCACCCGCGCTGGGTGCTGGGCTCGATGGGGCCGGGCACCAAGCTGCCGAGCCTCGGGCACACCACCTACGACCACCTGCGGCGCACGTTCGCCGAGCAGGCGATCGGCCTGCTGGAGGGCGGCGCGGACGCGCTGCTCGTCGAGACCAGCCAGGACCTGCTCCAGGCGAAGGCTGCCGTCACGGGCTGCCACGACGCGATGCGTGCCGTCGCCGACGGCGGCGCGGGGCGGTCCGTGCCGGTCATCGTGTCGGTGACGGTGGAGACCACGGGCACGATGCTCATGGGCTCGGAGATCGGGGCGGCACTGACGACGCTGCAGGCGATCGGCGTGGACGCGATCGGCCTGAACTGCGCGACGGGCCCGGACCAGATGAGCGAGCACCTGCGCCACCTGGCTCGGCACGCCGAGATCCCCGTGACCTGCATGCCGAACGCCGGCCTGCCGGAGCTCGGCCCGCACGGCGCGGTCTACCCGTTGACCCCGGCGGAGCTCGCGGCGGCGCACGAGCAGTTCGTCGGCGAGTTCGGCCTGGGCCTGGTCGGCGGCTGCTGCGGCACGACGCCGGAGCACCTGGCCCGCGTGGTCGAGGCGGTCCGCGGACGCGCGCTGCCCGAGCGGCGCCCCGAGCGGGAGAACGGCGTCGCGTCGCTCTACTCGCACACGGACCTGTCGCAGGACGCCTCCTACCTGGCGATCGGCGAGCGCACCAACGCCAACGGCTCCAAGGCGTTCCGCGAGGCGATGATCGAGGAGCGCTGGGACGACGTCGTCGACATCGCCCGCGCGCAGACCCGCGACGGCGCCCACCTGCTCGACGTCTGCGTCGACTACGTGGGTCGCGACGGCGTGGCGGACGTCCGTGAGGTCGTCTCCCGGCTCGCGTCGGCGTCGACCCTCCCGCTGGTCATCGACTCCACCGAGCCGGAGGTGCTGCGCGCCGGGCTCGAGCTCGTGGGCGGGCGCGCCGTCGTCAACTCCGTGAACTTCGAGGACGGCGACGGCCCGGGCTCCCGGTACGCGCGCATCATGCCGTTGGTCCGCGAGCACGGCGCGGCCGTGGTGGCGCTGACCATCGACGAGGAGGGCCAGGCCCGCACCACGGAGACGAAGGTCGCGATCGCGTCGCGGCTCATCGACCAGCTCACCGGCGACTGGGGCATGCGGGTGGACGACATCATCGTCGACGCCCTGACGTTCCCCATCGCGACCGGTCAGGAGGAGACCCGCCGCGACGCCATCGAGACGATCGAGGCGATCCGCGAGATCACGCGCCGCTACCCCGGCGTGCACACCACGCTCGGCGTCTCCAACGTGTCGTTCGGCCTCAACCCGGCCGCCCGCACCGTCCTCAACTCGGTGTTCCTGCACGAGTGCGTCCAGGCGGGGCTCGACTCCGCCATCGTGCACGCCGCGAAGATCCTGCCGCGCACCGCCATCCCCGACGAGCAGTGGGAGGCGGCCGAGGACCTCGTGTGGGACCGCCGCCGGTACGACGACGAGGGCAACCTCGTCCACGACCCCCTGTCGCACCTGCTGGAGACGTTCTCCGGCGTCGACTCCGCGGCGCTGCGCGACCAGCGCGCCGCGGAGCTCGCGGCGCTCCCCGTGGGCGAGCGCCTCGAGCGACGCATCGTCGACGGCGCCCGCAAGGGCCTGGAGGACGACCTCGACACCGCCCTCGGCGACGGCATGAAGGCGCTCGACATCGTCAACACCCACCTGCTGGGCGGGATGAAGGTCGTCGGCGAGCTGTTCGGCTCGGGGCAGATGCAGCTGCCGTTCGTGCTGCAGTCCGCCGAGGTGATGAAGGCGGCCGTGGCGCTGCTGGAACCGCACATGGAGAAGGCCGAGGGCGCCGAGGAGCAGAGCAAGGGCACGATCGTGCTCGCCACCGTGCGCGGCGACGTGCACGACATCGGCAAGAACCTCGTCGACATCATCCTCACCAACAACGGCTACACCGTGGTCAACATCGGCATCAAGCAGCCGGTGGCCGCGATGATCGAGGCCGCCGAGGAGCACGACGCCGACGTCATCGGCATGTCCGGCCTGCTCGTGAAGTCGACCGTCGTCATGCGGGAGAACCTCGCCGAGCTCGCCTCGCGCGGGTACGACCAGCGCTGGCCCGTGCTGCTGGGCGGCGCCGCCCTGACCCGCACGTTCGTCGAGGACGACCTCGCCTCCGAGTTCCCCGGCACCGTCCGCTACGCCCGCGACGCGTTCGAGGGCCTGCGCCTCATGGAGCCGCTGGTCGCCATCGCCCGCGGCGCCGATCCCGAGTCCGTCGGCCTGCCCGCGCTGCGCAAGCGTCGCCACGGCGTCGTCACCGTCACCGAGACGCCCGCCGAGGACCTGCCCGCGCGGTCCGACGTCGCCGCGGACAACCCGGTGCCCACTCCCCCGTTCTGGGGCACCCGCGTCGTCAAGGGCATCCAGCTCGCCGACTACGCCGCGTACCTCGACGAGCGGGCCACGTTCATGGGCCAGTGGGGCCTCAAGCCCGGACGCGGCGACGACGGCCAGTCGTACGAGGAGCTCGTCGAGACCGAGGGCCGCCCCCGCCTCGCCGCGTGGCTGGACCGGATCCGCACCGACCAGATCATGGACCCCACCGTCATCTACGGGTACTTCCCCGTCTGGTCCGAGGGCGACGACCTCGTCGTCGCGCACCACGGCCCCGGCCTGGCCGGCGTCACCGCGCCCGACGGCGGCTCCGGCGGCCAGCCCGGCACCGAGCGTCTGCGCTTCACCTTCCCGCGCCAGCGCCGCGACCGGCACCTGTGCCTCGCCGACTTCGTCCGCCCCCGCTCGTCCGTGGAGGAGACCGGCCGGTACGACGTGCTGCCCATCCAGCTCGCCACCGTCGGCGACACCGTGTCGGCGTACACCGCCAAGCTGTTCGAGGCCAACGCCTACCGCGAGTACATGGAGCTGCACGGCCTGTCCGTCCAGCTCACCGAGGCGCTCGCCGAGTTCTGGCACTCCCGCGTGCGCGACGAGCTCGGCTTCGCCGGCGAGGATCCCACCGACGTCGAGGGCATGTTCAAGCTCGACTACCGCGGCGCCCGGTTCTCCCTCGGCTACCCCGCCTGCCCCGACATGGAGGACCGTCGCAAGGTCGTCGAGCTGCTGCGCCCCGAACGCGTCGGCGTCACCCTGTCCGACGAGCTCCAGCTCCATCCCGAGCAGTCCACCGACGCGTTCGTGCTGCACCACCCCGAGGCGAAGTACTTCTCCGTGTGA
- a CDS encoding sensor histidine kinase, which translates to MNTVGRSLWHEPRPADAPPVGRLDWLLVGVLAVAAVAESVLRPDLAWRPAVTVLAVAMLPALLWRRSHPLVAALVGWGVAGLLSVLQLTAHTGELGLDAMLAVLILLYSLVRWGSGREVVLGTACVAVVVTLGMYASSTGWADVFGGTVLVLLIVALAVVFRYRADLWHRRQREIRNQERVALARELHDTVAHHVSAIAVQAQAGGVVAGTQPEKAADVLAVIESEASRTLAEMRSMVRVLREGDAVTYSPRRGVADLPALARADATPVVEVSLDLSSARLAGPVDAALYRLAQESLTNALRHARGATRVGIDVRRESDTVRLRVADDGRTEPDPAPEPGFGLLGMAERARLLGGSFSAGPGPRGGWVVEAVLPVEVLP; encoded by the coding sequence GTGAACACCGTCGGGCGCTCCCTGTGGCACGAGCCGCGGCCTGCTGACGCGCCACCCGTCGGCCGCCTCGACTGGCTGCTGGTGGGGGTGCTCGCGGTCGCCGCTGTGGCCGAGAGCGTCCTCCGGCCGGACCTGGCGTGGCGACCCGCGGTGACCGTGCTCGCCGTGGCGATGCTGCCCGCCCTGCTGTGGCGGCGGAGCCACCCCCTGGTCGCCGCCCTGGTCGGGTGGGGCGTCGCCGGGCTGCTGTCGGTCCTCCAGCTGACCGCGCACACCGGGGAACTCGGCCTCGACGCCATGCTGGCCGTCCTGATCCTGCTCTACTCCCTGGTGCGGTGGGGCTCGGGACGGGAGGTCGTCCTGGGGACGGCGTGCGTGGCGGTCGTCGTCACGCTGGGGATGTACGCCTCCTCCACGGGCTGGGCCGACGTCTTCGGGGGGACCGTCCTCGTGCTGTTGATCGTCGCCCTCGCGGTGGTGTTCCGCTACCGCGCGGACCTCTGGCACCGTCGGCAGCGCGAGATCCGCAACCAGGAGCGGGTGGCGCTGGCGCGCGAGCTGCACGACACCGTGGCCCACCACGTCTCGGCCATCGCGGTGCAGGCGCAGGCCGGTGGCGTGGTCGCCGGCACCCAGCCGGAGAAGGCTGCCGACGTCCTGGCAGTGATCGAGTCCGAGGCGTCGCGGACCCTGGCGGAGATGAGATCCATGGTGCGCGTGCTGCGTGAAGGGGACGCCGTCACCTACTCACCACGGCGGGGTGTCGCGGACCTGCCTGCTCTGGCGCGCGCCGACGCGACGCCCGTCGTCGAGGTCTCGCTCGACCTTTCCTCTGCCCGGCTGGCAGGACCCGTGGACGCCGCGCTCTACCGGCTCGCGCAGGAGTCGCTGACCAACGCCCTCCGGCACGCCCGGGGCGCGACCCGTGTCGGGATCGACGTACGCCGCGAGAGCGACACCGTCAGGCTCCGTGTCGCCGACGACGGACGGACCGAGCCGGACCCGGCCCCGGAGCCCGGGTTCGGCCTGCTGGGCATGGCCGAACGCGCCCGCCTCCTCGGTGGATCGTTCTCGGCGGGACCGGGGCCCAGGGGCGGCTGGGTCGTCGAGGCCGTGCTGCCGGTGGAGGTCCTGCCGTGA
- a CDS encoding LacI family DNA-binding transcriptional regulator, whose protein sequence is MPNPPTSRDVARLAGVSQATVSYALTGRGTISAATRARVLQVAESVGYRPNLAARSMRTRRTGRLAVVSGPTLDHQLRVLAGAGEVATAAGYAVETRTVDGDVEERTARVRELAAAGQHEGVLTLVPVLADVLTDLGAAVADRAGESVVVAEATFDEHMRSAGDLADAGPVAVFVETLLAAGHRRFLHVAGPDQYVSARARRDAYLAAIDRAAADPATADVVSLGVVGGTWSPEDARLAVQALPDDAPPLAVVAANDLLAAGVLRGAAERGWSAPGDVVVTGWDAAAMGAYLTPSLTTVDVDFTEAGRRAMRRLVAAVRGEPAPRQDAAVQRIVWRESTGPLTVA, encoded by the coding sequence ATGCCGAATCCGCCGACGAGCCGCGACGTCGCCCGCCTCGCCGGCGTGTCCCAGGCCACCGTGTCGTACGCGCTCACCGGGCGCGGCACGATCTCGGCGGCGACCAGGGCGCGCGTGCTCCAGGTCGCCGAGTCCGTCGGCTACCGGCCCAACCTCGCCGCCCGCTCCATGCGCACCCGGCGCACCGGCCGTCTCGCCGTCGTCTCCGGACCGACGCTCGACCACCAGCTCCGTGTGCTGGCCGGGGCCGGTGAGGTCGCGACCGCCGCCGGGTACGCCGTGGAGACGCGCACCGTCGACGGCGACGTCGAGGAGCGCACCGCGCGCGTGCGCGAGCTCGCCGCCGCGGGCCAGCACGAGGGTGTCCTCACCCTCGTGCCCGTGCTGGCGGACGTGCTCACCGACCTCGGTGCGGCGGTCGCGGACCGCGCGGGGGAGTCGGTCGTGGTGGCCGAGGCGACCTTCGACGAGCACATGCGCTCCGCCGGCGACCTCGCCGACGCGGGACCCGTCGCGGTGTTCGTCGAGACGCTGCTCGCGGCCGGTCACCGCCGGTTCCTGCACGTCGCCGGCCCCGACCAGTACGTCTCCGCCCGTGCCCGCCGCGACGCCTACCTCGCCGCGATCGACCGGGCCGCGGCCGACCCCGCGACGGCCGACGTCGTCTCGCTCGGCGTCGTCGGTGGCACGTGGTCGCCCGAGGACGCCCGCCTCGCCGTGCAGGCCCTGCCCGACGACGCCCCGCCGCTGGCCGTCGTCGCCGCCAACGACCTGCTCGCCGCCGGGGTGCTGCGCGGGGCCGCCGAACGTGGCTGGTCCGCGCCCGGGGACGTCGTCGTCACCGGCTGGGACGCGGCCGCGATGGGCGCCTATCTCACGCCGTCGCTGACCACCGTCGACGTCGACTTCACCGAGGCTGGTCGGCGAGCGATGCGCCGGCTCGTGGCCGCCGTCCGGGGAGAGCCGGCGCCGCGGCAGGACGCGGCCGTGCAGCGCATCGTGTGGCGCGAGTCCACCGGGCCCCTGACCGTCGCCTGA
- a CDS encoding GNAT family N-acetyltransferase, whose translation MPSLDTSTPLAPIVQRADAPASLPEITAGGLTWRPATRADAPALLELRNTIAEADAEPYREVLAEITEMFDAPWRRFDTDSLLGHDADGALVAYAQVESMPGDTRTVRVVLFGGVHPARRGEGIGRELFAWQVARGRQVLAASGKDLPARIAAYAEDDGPAAKARMFDHAGFTPRRFYSELRRDLRETAEPLPDIRLDGLRLVPFSAELDEATRLAHNDAFRDHWGSEPQTPEQWTHGRTGFAPQWGALVVDPAPDVDALLADPDTDAATADALRAGQPLVVAYALNERYDEDFAVRGYSFGYTAILGTRRAYRGRRGAPAALVAGMRAMQGDGMEFACLDVDTENPTGATGLYAGLGFTKTHGSRMLSIEL comes from the coding sequence ATGCCCAGCCTCGACACGTCCACGCCGCTCGCGCCGATCGTGCAGCGCGCCGACGCCCCCGCGTCCCTGCCGGAGATCACCGCCGGGGGGCTGACCTGGCGGCCGGCCACCCGGGCCGACGCCCCCGCGCTGCTCGAGCTGCGCAACACCATCGCCGAGGCCGACGCGGAGCCGTACCGCGAGGTGCTCGCGGAGATCACCGAGATGTTCGACGCGCCGTGGCGGCGCTTCGACACCGACTCCCTGCTCGGCCACGACGCCGATGGCGCGCTGGTCGCGTACGCGCAGGTCGAGTCGATGCCGGGCGACACGCGCACCGTGCGCGTCGTGCTGTTCGGCGGCGTCCACCCCGCCCGTCGCGGCGAGGGCATCGGGCGCGAGCTGTTCGCCTGGCAGGTCGCCCGTGGTCGTCAGGTGCTGGCCGCCTCCGGCAAGGACCTGCCCGCCCGGATCGCCGCCTACGCCGAGGACGACGGCCCCGCCGCGAAGGCCCGGATGTTCGACCACGCCGGCTTCACGCCACGCCGCTTCTACTCCGAGCTGCGCCGCGACCTGCGCGAGACCGCCGAGCCCCTGCCCGACATCCGCCTCGACGGGCTGCGGCTCGTGCCGTTCTCCGCCGAGCTCGACGAGGCGACCCGGCTCGCCCACAACGACGCGTTCCGCGACCACTGGGGCAGCGAGCCGCAGACGCCCGAGCAGTGGACGCACGGCCGCACCGGGTTCGCCCCGCAGTGGGGCGCGCTCGTCGTCGACCCGGCCCCGGACGTCGACGCCCTGCTCGCCGACCCCGACACCGACGCCGCCACCGCCGACGCGCTGCGCGCCGGGCAGCCGCTGGTCGTGGCGTACGCGCTCAACGAGCGCTACGACGAGGACTTCGCCGTGCGCGGCTATTCGTTCGGGTACACGGCGATCCTGGGGACGCGCCGCGCGTACCGCGGACGGCGGGGCGCCCCGGCGGCCCTCGTCGCGGGGATGCGGGCGATGCAGGGCGACGGCATGGAGTTCGCCTGCCTGGACGTCGACACGGAGAACCCCACCGGCGCGACCGGCCTCTACGCCGGCCTCGGGTTCACGAAGACCCACGGCTCGCGGATGCTGAGCATCGAGCTGTGA
- a CDS encoding 3'-5' exonuclease, which yields MPAAPIPGLSFTAIDVETANPQRASVCSIGVAKVRDGVVVDTLETLVQPPPGHEEFAYRNVQVHGITARDVVGAPTWDVVQPKIAELAGGDVLVAHNASFDRSVVTRANEAHGIVTPRTRWLCTRDAAKAFLTLAAYRLPVVSAALGIPAHDHHDAGADARQCALVLIELSRRLGPDGPMQVGQHVRVW from the coding sequence ATGCCCGCTGCCCCGATTCCTGGCCTGTCGTTCACCGCGATCGACGTCGAGACCGCCAACCCGCAGCGGGCCTCGGTCTGCTCGATCGGTGTCGCCAAGGTGCGCGACGGCGTCGTCGTCGACACCCTCGAGACGCTCGTCCAGCCCCCGCCCGGCCACGAGGAGTTCGCCTACCGCAACGTCCAGGTCCACGGGATCACCGCGCGGGACGTCGTCGGCGCGCCGACCTGGGACGTCGTCCAGCCGAAGATCGCCGAGCTCGCGGGCGGCGACGTCCTGGTCGCGCACAACGCCTCGTTCGACCGGTCCGTCGTCACCCGGGCGAACGAAGCCCACGGGATCGTCACGCCGCGGACGCGGTGGCTGTGCACCCGCGATGCGGCCAAGGCGTTCCTCACGCTCGCCGCCTACCGCCTGCCCGTGGTGTCCGCGGCCCTGGGCATCCCCGCTCACGACCACCACGACGCCGGGGCCGACGCCCGCCAGTGCGCGCTGGTGCTGATCGAGCTCAGCCGTCGGCTCGGGCCGGACGGTCCGATGCAGGTCGGGCAGCACGTCCGGGTCTGGTAG
- a CDS encoding LysE family transporter, producing the protein MDIVTALGGGLLAGWGVALPLGAVAALLLAEGMTRGLARGWPAAVAVGAVDVTYCAVALSAGAAAASVVADHDPWPAVVGGCALVGIAVVGWVRATAPRRTAPVPGRSGDGRSGDGTVDADAPPLSSGWGRFALFVGLTAANPATLVYFAALAVAVAPTASPATAAAYVTGVGVASMSWQLVLVAVGATVRGRATPRTRRVTTLVGHAIVGLLGLAMVARALT; encoded by the coding sequence ATGGACATCGTCACGGCACTCGGCGGCGGGCTCCTCGCGGGGTGGGGCGTCGCCCTGCCGCTCGGCGCGGTCGCGGCACTGCTGCTCGCCGAGGGCATGACCCGCGGCCTCGCTCGCGGCTGGCCCGCCGCGGTGGCCGTCGGCGCGGTGGACGTCACGTACTGCGCCGTGGCCCTGTCGGCCGGTGCCGCGGCCGCGTCGGTGGTCGCGGACCACGACCCGTGGCCCGCCGTCGTGGGCGGGTGCGCTCTCGTCGGCATCGCCGTCGTGGGGTGGGTCCGGGCGACGGCGCCACGGCGGACCGCGCCCGTCCCCGGTCGCTCCGGCGACGGCCGCTCCGGCGACGGCACGGTCGACGCCGACGCACCGCCGCTCTCCTCCGGGTGGGGACGCTTCGCGCTGTTCGTCGGGCTGACCGCGGCCAACCCCGCGACGCTCGTCTACTTCGCGGCGCTCGCCGTCGCCGTCGCGCCCACGGCGTCGCCCGCCACGGCGGCGGCGTACGTCACCGGGGTGGGCGTGGCCTCCATGTCCTGGCAGCTCGTGCTCGTGGCCGTCGGCGCGACCGTCCGAGGTCGCGCCACCCCCCGCACGCGGCGGGTGACGACGCTGGTGGGCCACGCGATCGTCGGCCTGCTCGGCCTCGCGATGGTGGCCCGCGCGCTCACCTGA
- a CDS encoding DUF6326 family protein: MRTHRPATLEDQPVPVRAKLAAAWASLMFLYAYVDILNFFTPGVVEEILDDRVFEFDLSQTFSTSALTLMTVPILMVVLSTTLPARANRIANLVVALLYVPVTAFNVVGESWLYFYGLGVLVELVLLGLVVRWAWTWPRTAPAAASPEHATVRTPQEA, encoded by the coding sequence ATGAGAACGCACCGACCCGCCACGCTGGAGGACCAGCCGGTCCCGGTCCGCGCCAAGCTCGCCGCCGCGTGGGCCAGCCTGATGTTCCTCTACGCCTACGTGGACATCCTCAACTTCTTCACGCCGGGCGTCGTCGAGGAGATCCTCGACGACAGGGTCTTCGAGTTCGACCTCTCCCAGACCTTCTCGACCAGTGCGCTCACCCTCATGACCGTCCCGATCCTCATGGTCGTGCTGTCCACGACGCTGCCCGCCCGGGCGAACCGCATCGCGAACCTCGTCGTGGCCCTGCTCTACGTCCCCGTCACGGCGTTCAACGTGGTGGGCGAGTCCTGGCTGTACTTCTACGGCCTCGGCGTCCTCGTGGAGCTGGTCCTTCTCGGACTCGTCGTGCGGTGGGCCTGGACCTGGCCGCGCACCGCACCGGCGGCGGCCAGCCCGGAGCATGCGACCGTTCGCACCCCGCAGGAGGCGTGA